The region CCCCGCCATGCTTTTTCTCCACAACGTACAGGCGCAAAGGCCAGATTCTTGGCTCTTCCGCCCGCAGGCGGAAGAAGAAAGCTCTCAAATCATCACGACGGCATCGCCGCCGCTACTGATACTTTTTGGTTCGCCGGGTCGGCAGCGCGTTAGCCGGATCGTCCGGCCAGACATGTTTCGGGTAGCGCCCTTTCATCTCTTTCTGCACCTCTTTCCAGGCGCCGCGCCAGAACGCGCTGAGATCGCGCGTAATTTGCAGCGGCCGCTGGGCGGGTGAAAGCAGTTCGAGCGTAAGCGGCACCCGGCCTTCGGCGATAACCGGCGTTTCGGCTTCTCCGAACATCTCCTGAATGCGCACCGCCAGCGCCGGTGGGTTTTCCTCATGATAGCGAATCGCTATCCGGCTGCCGGTCGGCACAGTGTAATGCCCCGGCAGCGCACTATCCAGCCGTTGCCGCTGCTGCCAGTCGAGTAAATGCAGCAGCGCCTGGGCGAGATTGATGTTTTTCAGCGCGCGCAGCGAGTGGACCCCGCGCAGCTCAGGCAGCAGCCAGACATCCAGCGACGCCAGCAACGCCTCGTCGCTCACGTCCGGCCACGGATGTTCCGGCAGAAAGCGCGCCGCGCAGTGCAAACGCAGGCGCAGTTGTTCTGCCTCCGGCGTCCAGTTAAGAACAGAAAGCCCTTTTTCGCGAATGCCGTTGAGCATCGCCTGATGCAGCTCCTCTTCAGAAGGCTTCGACAGCGGCTGGGTTTTCAACACCAGTTCCCCGACCTGCCAGCGGCGCTGCGCGCGCAGCGTGCCCTGTTCGTCGTTCCATTCCAGCGAATCGCGCTGGCGTAGCAGGTGCGGACATGCGTCAATCAGCGCGTCAATATCCAGCGGCAGCGCCTGTAAAATCCGCGCGTCGGCGCTGTGGCTCCCCTGAAGCAGCAGCGGGGCGATAAGCCATTCGTAGCGCGTCAGCGCGTCGTCCCCCTCAAGCATTGCGCCCATGCCGTTCGCAAGCTGATAACGCCCCTCCTGGCCGCGACGCCGCGCAATCCGATCGCTGAACGCGCCAGCCAGCAGCGAGGGCGCAAGCGTCAGCGACGGCGCGCCGCCTTTCGCCTTCAGCCGCTTCATCAGTTGCCCGCTGCGGGCCTGCCAGTTGCCCTGGTTTCTGGAAAACGCGCCGCGCAGATCCGTCTCCTGCCCGCGCGGCGGCTCTTCGAGAATAGCGGCAAGCCGCGCCGCTGTTGCCTGGGCGTCCGCGCCCTGCGCGCTGACCAGCATCGCCGCGAGCCGCGGATCGTTGCCGAGCTGCGCCATCTGGCGTCCACGGGCGGTAAGCTGGCCGTCTTTCAGCGCGCCAAGCGTGGTCAGCAGCTGGCGCGCGGCGGCAAGGTTGACCGCGGGCGGCAGATCCAGCCAGTGGAGTTCGGCAACATCGCGACAGCCCCACATCAGCAGCTCCAGCAGCAGACCGCCGAGATCGCTCTGGGTGATTTCCGCCTCGCCCTGCGCGCTTGCGCGCTCGGCCTGCTCTTTGGGGATGAGATGCAGGCAGATGCCCGGCTCAAGACGCCCGGCGCGACCGGCCCGCTGGGTCATCGACGCCTGGCTGATACGCTGGGTGATAAGCCGCGTCAGGCCGGTGCGGGCGTCAAAGCGCGCCACGCGCTCCTGGGCGCTGTCCACCACCAGCCGGATGCCTTCGATGGTCAGGCTGGTTTCAGCGATGTTGGTGGCCAGCACCACTTTGCGCACGCCCGGCGGCGCGGGCAGGATCGCTTTGCGTTGCTCCGCGAGCGGCAGCGCGCCGTACAGCGGACAGAGCACCACATCGCGCCCGACGCGCTCCGCAAGCTGCGTCTGCACCCGCTGGATCTCGCCGACGCCCGGCAAAAACAGCAGCAGCGACCCCGCCTCCTCGCGCAGCAACCCGCTCACCGCCTGCGCCACGGCCTCATCAAAACGCTGATGCGCAGGCAGCGCCTGATAGCGACGTTCTACCGGGAAGCTGCGCCCTTCGGAGATGACCGTCGGCGCCTGCGGCAGCAGCGCCTGGAGGCGGTCGTTGTCGAGTGTCGCGGACATGATAAGGAGCCTGAGATCCTCACGCAGCCCCTGCTGGACGTCGAGCAGCAACGCCAGCGCGAGATCCGCCTGCAGGCTGCGCTCGTGGAACTCATCGAGAATGACCAGCGATACGCCGGACAGCTCAGGGTCACGCTGTAAGAGCCGCGTCAGAATGCCTTCGGTTACGACTTCAAGCCGGGTCGTGGGGCCGGTACAGCTTTCGGCGCGCATCCGGTAGCCCACGGTTTGACCGCACGGCTCGCCAAGCTGATCCGCGAGGCGCTGCGCCACGTTGCGGGCCGCCAGCCGCCGGGGCTCCAGCATAATGATTTTTCCGTCAAAGCCGCCTGACTTAAGGATCTCCAGCGGCAGCCAGGTCGATTTCCCGGCGCCGGTCGGGGCGCTAAGCAGCACCTGGGGCGCATGCTGCAGGGCATTGAGAAGTTCAGGCAAAACGGCGGCGACCGGTAAAGACGACACGACAGGCTCCAGAGGGTTACTATGAAAGGCACGCATTGTAGCATTCCGCCCGATCATTACGAGTTACCGCTATGTCAGACCAGAAACGGCTGTTTTTCGCGCTGCCGCTGCCCGCCGGGCTTCAGCAACAAATTATTGAATGGCGTGCCGCGACCTTCGCGCCCGACGCGGGCAGGCCCATCGCCGCCGCTAATCTGCATATTACGCTCGCCTTTTTAGGTGACGTAAGCGCGCAGAAGCAGCGCACGCTAAGCGCGCTCGCCGGGCGCATCAGTCAGCCCGGTTTTACGCTGCATCTTGATGACGCCGGTCACTGGCCCCGCTCGCAGGTGGTCTGGCTGGGGTCGCGCCAGCCGCCGCGCGGCTTGTTGCAGCTCGCGAATCTCCTGCGCGCGCAGGCGGCGCGCAGCGGTTGCCCACAAAGCGCGCAACCCTTTCATCCGCATGTCACATTACTGCGTAACGCTCAGCACCCGGTCAGGCTGCCGCCACCAGGGTTTGGCTGGCAGTTTCCGGTGCGGGAGTTTGTGCTCTATGAGTCGCGTTTTGAAAAGGGACGTACCCGTTACCAGCCGCTGGAATGCTGGTCTCTTAACCCATAAGGAAGCGACATGGAATTTACCCCCGCCCTGCAACCGGCCCGGCTGATTGCGCGCTACAAGCGCTTTCTTGCCGATGTGGTGACGCCGGAAGGCGAAACCCTGACCCTGCACTGCCCGAACACCGGCGCGATGACCGGCTGCGCCACGCCGGGGGATACCGTCTGGTATTCCACGTCCAGCGTGGCGACGCGCAAATACCCGCATACCTGGGAATTAACCGAAACCCGTGACGGGGCGTTAATTTGCGTGAATACGCTGCGCGCGAACGCCGTCGTGAAAGAGGCGCTACAGGCACAGCGTCTGCCTGCGTTTGCCGGTTATGAGAGTCTCCAAAGCGAAGTGAAGTACGGCGCCGAGCGCAGCCGAATTGACTTCATGTTACAGGCGAGTGACAAGGTTAACTGCTATATTGAGGTGAAATCCGTGACGCTGTCGGAGCCGGATTCAGGCTACTTCCCGGATGCGGTGACCGTGCGCGGTCAGAAGCATTTACGGGAGCTGATGAGCGTGGTGGAAAACGGGGATCGGGCCGTGCTGTTGTTCGCCGTTCTGCACTCCGCCATTACGCAGGTCGCCCCGGCACGCCATATTGATGAACGCTACGCCGAGCTTTTAAGCGAGGCGCAGCGCAAGGGGGTGGAAGTGCTGGCCTGGAAGGCCTCGCTCTCCGCCAGTGAGATAACGCTGACGTCGCCTTTGCCGGTTCGCTTATAACCAGTTGATCCGCAATCGACTAATAATGATACGGCCGCGTGCGCAAATACGCTTTTCCTCACAGGGTTGTCAAGTGTAACGTTTAGATAATTGCTATCCGGAAAAGCTTCTGTTATTTATAGCGGCCTGATTTTTCCCCCGAGAAGGGGATCGATAGTGCGTGTTAAGGAGAAGCAACATGCAAGAAGGGCAAAACCGTAAAACATCGTCCCTGAGTATTCTCGCCATCGCTGGGGTGGAGCCGTATCAGGAGAAGCCGGGCGAAGAGTATATGAACGAAGCCCAGCTGGCGCACTTCAAGCGTATTCTTGAGGCATGGCGTAATCAACTCCGGGATGAAGTCGATCGCACTGTAACCCATATGCAGGATGAAGCTGCAAACTTCCCGGATCCGGTAGACCGTGCCGCCCAGGAAGAGGAGTTCAGCCTTGAGCTGCGCAACCGCGACCGTGAGCGTAAGCTCATCAAGAAAATTGAAAAAACGCTGAAAAAAGTGGAAGACGAAGATTTCGGCTACTGCGAATCCTGCGGTGTTGAAATCGGTATCCGTCGCCTCGAAGCGCGTCCTACCGCCGATCTGTGCATCGACTGCAAGACGCTCGCCGAAATCCGCGAAAAACAGATGGCCGGCTAATCGCCGACACAGGTCAAAATCACTCACGGCGGGATTTTCCCGCCGTATTCTTTTATGTCTGCCATCATCATGTCTGTGAAGCCTTATATCGGGCGCTTCGCCCCCTCTCCTTCCGGCGAACTGCATTTCGGCTCGCTTATCGCCGCGCTCGGCAGCTATCTTCAGGCCCGCGCATTGCAGGGTACGTGGCTTGTACGCATTGAAGATATCGATCCGCCGCGCGAAATGCCTGGCGCCGCCGACACGATTTTGCGCCAGCTTGAGCACTACGGCCTGCACTGGGACGGCGAGGTGCTGTACCAGTCGCAACGCCATGACGCCTACCGCGAGGCGTTAGCATACCTGCGCGACCACGGACTGAGCTACTACTGCACCTGCCCGCGCAGCCGCATTCAGCAGACAGGCGGCGTCTATGACGGCCACTGCCGCACGCTGCATCACGGCCCGGAAAACGCGGCCGTCCGGCTGGTGCAGACGCATCCGGTTATGGCCTTTACCGATAAACTGCGCGGCACACTCACCGCCGATCCGGCGCTGGCGCGCGAAGATTTTATTATTCATCGCCGGGATGGGCTTTTCGCCTATAACCTGGCGGTGGTGGTGGATGACCACTTCCAGGGCGTGACGGAAATCGTGCGCGGCGCGGATCTTATCGAGCCGACGGTGCGCCAGATTTCGCTGTATCAGCAACTGGGCTGGCAGGCGCCCGATTACGTGCATCTGCCGCTGGTAATTAACCCGGATGGCAACAAGTTGTCCAAACAGAATCACGCGCCGCCGCTGCCCAAGGGCGATCCGCGTCCGGTGCTGAGCGCCGCGCTGGCGTTCTTAAACCAGCCGGTCGAAGACGACTGGCGCGCGCTTTCCACCGAAACGCTGTTGCGTCAGGCGGTGGAAAAATGGGATCTCAGCGCGGTGCCTGCGGCGGTGGCCGCGAATCCGGCATTCTCAAACGCGTTGCGCTGAGCTATATTAGCCGCTGTTTTTTGTCCAGAGACTGACACTACCGAGGTGCACCATTTTTACCCGAGTCGCTAATTTTTGCCGTAAGGTGTTAAACCGCGAGGAGAGCGTGGTTGACGAAGGCGCCGCACAGCCCGCCATAACCATTATCCCGCGCGAACAGCACGCTATCTCCCGCAAAGATATCAGCGAGAACGCGCTCAAGGTGATGTACCGCCTGAATAAAGCCGGTTATGAAGCCTGGCTGGTGGGCGGCGGTGTGCGCGATCTGCTGCTTGGCAAAAAACCGAAAGATTTTGACGTCACCACCAACGCGACGCCGGATCAGGTGCGCAAGCTGTTTCGCAACTGCCGCCTCGTAGGCCGCCGCTTCCGCCTGGCGCACGTCATGTTCGGGCCGGAAATCATCGAAGTCGCCACGTTTCGCGGCCATCATGAAGAGAGCGTGAGCGATCGCGCCACTTCCCAGCGCGGCCAGAACGGCATGCTGCTGCGCGATAATATCTTCGGCTCGATTGAAGAAGACGCCCAGCGTCGCGATTTCACCATTAACAGCCTTTACTACAGCGTGGCCGATTTCACGGTGCGCGATTACGTAGGCGGTCTTAACGATCTTAACGCCGGGATTATCCGTCTGATTGGCGATCCGGAAACCCGCTACCGCGAAGATCCGGTGCGTATGCTGCGCGCCGTGCGTTTCGCCGCGAAGCTCGATATGCGCATCAGCCCGGAGACCGGGGAGCCCATCCCGCGCCTCGCCACGCTGTTGAACGATGTGCCGCCGGCGCGTCTGTTTGAAGAATCCTTAAAGCTGTTACAGGCAGGCTACGGTTACGCCACGTATCGCCTGCTGTGCGAATATAACCTGTTCCAGCCGCTGTTCCCGGGTATCAGCCGCTATTTCACCGAGAAAGGTGACAGCCCGATGGAGCGCATCATCGCGCAGGTGCTGAAGAATACCGATAACCGCATCCATAACGACATGCGCGTGAACCCGGCTTTCCTGTTCGCCGCCATGTACTGGTATCCGCAGCTCGAAATGGCGCAGAAAATCGCTCAGGAGAGCGGGCTTGCTTACTATGACGCCTTCGCGCTGGCGATGAACGACGTGCTGGACGAAGCCTGCCGCTCGCTCGCTATCCCGAAACGCATTACCACGCTTATCCGCGATATCTGGATGCTGCAGCTGCGCCTGTCGCGCCGTCAGGGTAAACGCGCCTGGAAACTGATGGAGCACCCGAAATTCCGCGCCGCCTACGATCTGCTGGCGCTGCGCGCCGAAGCGGAAAACAACGGCGAGCTGCAACGCCTGACGAACTGGTGGGGTGAATTCCAGTCCGCCGCGCCGCCGCTGCAAAAAAATATGCTTAACGATCTGGGCGACGAGCCGGCTGAGCGCCGTCGTCAGCGTCGTCCCCGCCGCCGCGCCCCGCGCCGCGAGGGCAGCGCGTGACTCTGGCCTACATCGCGCTCGGCAGCAATCTCGCCGAGCCGCTTTCACAGGTGAACGACGCGCTGGCCGCACTGGCGCAGATCCCGCACAGCCGCATCGTGGCGACCTCGTCATTTTATCGCACTCCGCCGCTCGGCCCGCAGGATCAGCCCGATTACCTGAACGCCGCCGTGGCGCTGGAAACCTCACTTACGGCGGATGCGCTCCTCGATAATACCCAGCGCATCGAGCTGCAACAGGGGCGCGTGCGTAAAGCGGAGCGCTGGGGGCCGCGCACGCTCGATCTCGACATCATGCTGTTTGGCGATGAGACAATAAACACGCCGCGGCTGACCGTTCCGCACTACGACATGAAAAACCGCGCTTTTATGCTGCTGCCGCTCGCACAGATCGCCCCGACGCTGCGCTTTCCGGATGGCGAGCAGCTGGCCGACGTGCTGGAACGCCTTGATTGCTCAACCATTCGCCACTGGTAAACCAAAAAATTCCGCTTCCGCTTTCCTCGCGGTATCCTCCCGCAAACGCATCGTTTACACTGCTTTTTTTCTGTTTGCGGGACAC is a window of Cronobacter muytjensii ATCC 51329 DNA encoding:
- the hrpB gene encoding ATP-dependent helicase HrpB, with product MSSLPVAAVLPELLNALQHAPQVLLSAPTGAGKSTWLPLEILKSGGFDGKIIMLEPRRLAARNVAQRLADQLGEPCGQTVGYRMRAESCTGPTTRLEVVTEGILTRLLQRDPELSGVSLVILDEFHERSLQADLALALLLDVQQGLREDLRLLIMSATLDNDRLQALLPQAPTVISEGRSFPVERRYQALPAHQRFDEAVAQAVSGLLREEAGSLLLFLPGVGEIQRVQTQLAERVGRDVVLCPLYGALPLAEQRKAILPAPPGVRKVVLATNIAETSLTIEGIRLVVDSAQERVARFDARTGLTRLITQRISQASMTQRAGRAGRLEPGICLHLIPKEQAERASAQGEAEITQSDLGGLLLELLMWGCRDVAELHWLDLPPAVNLAAARQLLTTLGALKDGQLTARGRQMAQLGNDPRLAAMLVSAQGADAQATAARLAAILEEPPRGQETDLRGAFSRNQGNWQARSGQLMKRLKAKGGAPSLTLAPSLLAGAFSDRIARRRGQEGRYQLANGMGAMLEGDDALTRYEWLIAPLLLQGSHSADARILQALPLDIDALIDACPHLLRQRDSLEWNDEQGTLRAQRRWQVGELVLKTQPLSKPSEEELHQAMLNGIREKGLSVLNWTPEAEQLRLRLHCAARFLPEHPWPDVSDEALLASLDVWLLPELRGVHSLRALKNINLAQALLHLLDWQQRQRLDSALPGHYTVPTGSRIAIRYHEENPPALAVRIQEMFGEAETPVIAEGRVPLTLELLSPAQRPLQITRDLSAFWRGAWKEVQKEMKGRYPKHVWPDDPANALPTRRTKKYQ
- the thpR gene encoding RNA 2',3'-cyclic phosphodiesterase, which translates into the protein MSDQKRLFFALPLPAGLQQQIIEWRAATFAPDAGRPIAAANLHITLAFLGDVSAQKQRTLSALAGRISQPGFTLHLDDAGHWPRSQVVWLGSRQPPRGLLQLANLLRAQAARSGCPQSAQPFHPHVTLLRNAQHPVRLPPPGFGWQFPVREFVLYESRFEKGRTRYQPLECWSLNP
- the sfsA gene encoding DNA/RNA nuclease SfsA, producing the protein MEFTPALQPARLIARYKRFLADVVTPEGETLTLHCPNTGAMTGCATPGDTVWYSTSSVATRKYPHTWELTETRDGALICVNTLRANAVVKEALQAQRLPAFAGYESLQSEVKYGAERSRIDFMLQASDKVNCYIEVKSVTLSEPDSGYFPDAVTVRGQKHLRELMSVVENGDRAVLLFAVLHSAITQVAPARHIDERYAELLSEAQRKGVEVLAWKASLSASEITLTSPLPVRL
- the dksA gene encoding RNA polymerase-binding protein DksA, producing MQEGQNRKTSSLSILAIAGVEPYQEKPGEEYMNEAQLAHFKRILEAWRNQLRDEVDRTVTHMQDEAANFPDPVDRAAQEEEFSLELRNRDRERKLIKKIEKTLKKVEDEDFGYCESCGVEIGIRRLEARPTADLCIDCKTLAEIREKQMAG
- the gluQRS gene encoding tRNA glutamyl-Q(34) synthetase GluQRS, with the protein product MSVKPYIGRFAPSPSGELHFGSLIAALGSYLQARALQGTWLVRIEDIDPPREMPGAADTILRQLEHYGLHWDGEVLYQSQRHDAYREALAYLRDHGLSYYCTCPRSRIQQTGGVYDGHCRTLHHGPENAAVRLVQTHPVMAFTDKLRGTLTADPALAREDFIIHRRDGLFAYNLAVVVDDHFQGVTEIVRGADLIEPTVRQISLYQQLGWQAPDYVHLPLVINPDGNKLSKQNHAPPLPKGDPRPVLSAALAFLNQPVEDDWRALSTETLLRQAVEKWDLSAVPAAVAANPAFSNALR
- the pcnB gene encoding polynucleotide adenylyltransferase PcnB, which codes for MFTRVANFCRKVLNREESVVDEGAAQPAITIIPREQHAISRKDISENALKVMYRLNKAGYEAWLVGGGVRDLLLGKKPKDFDVTTNATPDQVRKLFRNCRLVGRRFRLAHVMFGPEIIEVATFRGHHEESVSDRATSQRGQNGMLLRDNIFGSIEEDAQRRDFTINSLYYSVADFTVRDYVGGLNDLNAGIIRLIGDPETRYREDPVRMLRAVRFAAKLDMRISPETGEPIPRLATLLNDVPPARLFEESLKLLQAGYGYATYRLLCEYNLFQPLFPGISRYFTEKGDSPMERIIAQVLKNTDNRIHNDMRVNPAFLFAAMYWYPQLEMAQKIAQESGLAYYDAFALAMNDVLDEACRSLAIPKRITTLIRDIWMLQLRLSRRQGKRAWKLMEHPKFRAAYDLLALRAEAENNGELQRLTNWWGEFQSAAPPLQKNMLNDLGDEPAERRRQRRPRRRAPRREGSA
- the folK gene encoding 2-amino-4-hydroxy-6-hydroxymethyldihydropteridine diphosphokinase gives rise to the protein MTLAYIALGSNLAEPLSQVNDALAALAQIPHSRIVATSSFYRTPPLGPQDQPDYLNAAVALETSLTADALLDNTQRIELQQGRVRKAERWGPRTLDLDIMLFGDETINTPRLTVPHYDMKNRAFMLLPLAQIAPTLRFPDGEQLADVLERLDCSTIRHW